In Kitasatospora gansuensis, a genomic segment contains:
- the recG gene encoding ATP-dependent DNA helicase RecG: MGALDESLTKLVGDRTAKVLADSLKLRTVGDLLHHYPRRYVERGQLTSLDDLEVDEHVTVLARIEKVTLIPFKARKGDRLEVVVTDGRGRLSLVFFNQGWRQKDLRTGSQGLFAGKVGVFNGKRQLASPDYQLIDAEDGAPEADKFAGRLIPVYPASAQMPSWKLSLCVEVALDKHLADVGEPLPAELREKHELIPLPEALELIHRPRNQADKERAQDRLRWDEAFVLQVALAQRRAADSALPAIARKPVPDGLLDAFDARLPFELTDGQKTVSAEIFTDLATEHPMHRLLQGEVGSGKTMVALRAMLAVVDAGGQAVLLAPTEVLAQQHHRSIVEMMGDLAEGGMLGGSDLGTKVVLLTGSMGTAARRQAMLDMACGDAGIAIGTHALIEDKVQFQDLGLVVVDEQHRFGVEQRDALRAKGEQPPHLLVMTATPIPRTVAMTVFGDLETSVLDQLPAGRSPISTHVVPAVEKPNFLARAWERVREEVGKGHQAYVVCPRIGDEPPDAPGKKKRKAVTDDPEDLGAASDEKRPPLSVVETAEMLTKGPLAGLRVEILHGRLTPEAKDDVMRRFAAGQVDVLVATTVIEVGVNVPNSTAMVILDADRFGVSQLHQLRGRVGRGSAPGLCLLVSDMPAASAARARLDAVAGTLDGFELSRIDLEQRREGDVLGQAQSGVKSSLKVLSVLDDEEVIATAREEAAKLVAEDPTLAAHPELRTALESLLDEDRAEYLEKG; the protein is encoded by the coding sequence ATGGGCGCTCTCGATGAATCTCTGACCAAGCTGGTCGGCGACCGCACCGCCAAGGTGCTGGCCGACAGCCTCAAGCTGCGCACGGTCGGCGACCTGCTGCACCACTACCCCCGGCGGTACGTGGAACGCGGCCAGCTCACCAGCCTGGACGACCTCGAGGTGGACGAGCACGTCACCGTGCTGGCCCGGATCGAGAAGGTCACCCTGATCCCGTTCAAGGCCCGCAAGGGCGACCGCCTCGAAGTGGTGGTCACCGACGGGCGCGGGCGGCTCAGCCTGGTCTTCTTCAACCAGGGCTGGCGGCAGAAGGACCTCCGCACCGGCTCCCAGGGCCTGTTCGCCGGCAAGGTCGGCGTCTTCAACGGCAAGCGCCAACTCGCCTCGCCCGACTACCAGTTGATCGACGCCGAGGACGGCGCCCCGGAGGCCGACAAGTTCGCCGGACGGCTGATCCCGGTCTACCCCGCGAGCGCCCAGATGCCCAGCTGGAAGCTCTCGCTCTGCGTCGAGGTGGCCCTCGACAAGCACCTCGCCGACGTCGGCGAACCGCTCCCCGCCGAGCTGCGGGAGAAGCACGAGCTGATCCCGCTCCCCGAGGCCCTGGAGCTGATCCACCGCCCGCGCAACCAGGCCGACAAGGAGCGCGCCCAGGACCGCCTGCGCTGGGACGAGGCCTTCGTCCTCCAGGTTGCCCTGGCCCAGCGCCGGGCCGCCGACTCCGCCCTCCCCGCCATCGCCCGCAAGCCCGTCCCCGACGGCCTGCTGGACGCCTTCGACGCCCGCCTCCCGTTCGAGCTGACGGACGGACAGAAGACCGTCTCCGCCGAGATCTTCACTGACCTGGCCACCGAACACCCGATGCACCGCCTGCTCCAGGGCGAGGTCGGTTCTGGAAAGACCATGGTGGCGCTGCGGGCCATGCTGGCCGTGGTGGACGCGGGTGGGCAGGCGGTGCTGCTGGCGCCGACCGAGGTGCTGGCGCAGCAGCACCACCGGTCGATCGTCGAGATGATGGGGGACTTGGCGGAGGGCGGCATGCTGGGCGGCTCCGACCTGGGGACGAAGGTGGTGCTGCTGACCGGGTCGATGGGGACGGCCGCGCGGCGGCAGGCGATGCTCGACATGGCCTGCGGGGACGCCGGGATCGCGATCGGGACGCACGCGCTGATCGAGGACAAGGTGCAGTTCCAGGACCTCGGCCTGGTGGTGGTGGACGAGCAGCACCGGTTCGGCGTCGAGCAGCGGGACGCGCTGCGGGCCAAGGGGGAGCAGCCGCCGCACCTGCTGGTGATGACGGCCACGCCGATCCCGCGCACGGTGGCGATGACGGTCTTCGGCGACCTGGAGACCTCGGTGCTGGACCAGCTGCCGGCCGGGCGTTCGCCGATCTCCACCCATGTGGTGCCCGCCGTGGAGAAGCCCAACTTCCTGGCCCGGGCCTGGGAGCGGGTCCGCGAGGAGGTCGGCAAGGGCCACCAGGCGTACGTGGTCTGCCCCCGGATCGGCGACGAGCCGCCGGACGCGCCGGGGAAGAAGAAGCGCAAGGCGGTGACGGACGACCCGGAGGACCTCGGCGCCGCGAGCGACGAGAAGCGGCCGCCACTCTCGGTGGTGGAGACCGCCGAGATGCTCACCAAGGGGCCGCTGGCCGGGCTGCGGGTGGAGATCCTGCACGGGCGGCTGACGCCGGAGGCCAAGGACGACGTGATGCGCCGGTTCGCGGCCGGGCAGGTCGACGTGCTGGTCGCCACCACGGTGATCGAGGTCGGCGTAAACGTCCCCAACTCGACCGCGATGGTGATCCTGGACGCCGACCGGTTCGGCGTCTCCCAGCTGCACCAGCTGCGCGGCCGGGTCGGCCGCGGCTCGGCCCCCGGGCTCTGCCTGCTGGTCAGCGACATGCCCGCGGCCAGCGCGGCCCGGGCCCGGCTGGACGCGGTGGCCGGCACCCTGGACGGCTTCGAGCTGTCCCGGATCGACCTGGAGCAGCGCCGCGAGGGCGACGTGCTCGGCCAGGCGCAGTCCGGGGTGAAGTCCTCGCTCAAGGTGCTCTCGGTGCTGGACGACGAGGAGGTCATCGCGACCGCCCGCGAGGAGGCCGCCAAGCTGGTCGCCGAGGACCCGACGCTGGCCGCTCATCCGGAGCTGCGCACCGCCCTGGAGAGCCTGCTCGACGAGGACCGCGCGGAGTACCTGGAAAAGGGCTAA